From the genome of Gammaproteobacteria bacterium:
TTCATGAGCGAACTGCTGCTGCAGGCGACGGAGGCCGGGTTGCGAGATTCCTTCTTCGTGCACTACGCCCCCAACCTCGGGCGCGGCGACGATGGCCAGGAACGCGTCAAGTACAGCGACGGCGACGATGCCGGCACCACCGACTTCCAGTTCATGCTCAAGGGCGCGATCAAGGAAGTCGGCGTGCTGGTGATCCTCAACCATTACTACCGACAGCACACCGGCCGCTACCCGCTGGGCGAACACTTCAACGCCCGACAGGCGCCCCGTGACCCTGTCGCGCTGCTCAAGCTCGCACAGGATCACTTCGATCCGGCGTCCATGCCGCGCATCGTCGGCGTGGGCGATACCGTCAGCTCCCACGCTCAGGTACTCGCCGGACGCACCGAGCATTTGCGCGGCGGCAGCGATCGCGGATTCCTCACGCTGGTCCAGCAATTGGGCGATCGCTTCGACACCGATAACACCGTGATCTACATCGACAGCAGTTGCGGCGAAGTGCGCCGTCCGGGTATTGACGCTGCGCTGCTCCGCAATCGCGACACCGATCCCGACCGGTTTCCGTGGCCGGCCCTGCAAGGCATCAGTGATCCGGAAGATCCTCTGAAGCTGGATGCAATCTTTCCCGGTGGACACGCGCAATACGTGGACTTCTTCTGCGAGCTGGCACAGCGGCGCGGCCGGCTCGAAACGCTTGACTGAACATCCTGGAGCATCATCAATGAACGTCAGCGAAGCCGTCGACAGCCGGCGCAGCGTGCGCGCCTTTCTGGACCAGCCTGTGGACCTCGGAATGTTGCGCGAGGTACTGGAGCGCGCCGCCCGCGCACCCTCCGGCGGCAACCTCCAGCCCTGGCGCCTGTACGTGCTCAGCGGCGATGCACTGTCACGCCTCAAGGACGCGATGCAGCGGCGGTTGAACACGCGTCCGACACCCGACCTGCCATTGGACTACGAGGTCTATCCCTCACCGCTCGGCGAGCCGTACCGCAGCGAGCGTTACGCCGTGGGCGAGGCGATGTACGCCGAACTCGGCATCGCACGCGCGGACAAGGCCGGCCGTCTGCAACAGTTCGCCAACAACTACCGCTTCTTTGGCGCCCCGGTCGCCCTGTTCTGCTACGTCGATCGCGGCATGGGGCCGCCGCAATGGTCGGACCTGGGCATGTACCTGCAAACCGTGATGCTGTTGCTGCGCGAGCGCGGGCTCGACAGCTGCGCGCAGGAATGCTGGTCGGTCTATCACCGCGAAGTCGCCGCGCAGCTCTCGCCGCCCGAGGAATGGATGCTGTTTTGCGGCATGGCGATTGGCCACGCCGATCCGGACGCGCCGGTCAATCGCCTGCGCTCGCGCCGGCTGCCGCTCGATCAGTTCGTGCAGTGGCGGTCGTGAACGCCGCTACGGACTGAGGCGATCGGCACGCTCGAACACCGTGCCGCCAGCGGAAGCATCATCGGTGGCGACCAGAATTCCGCCACCGTCTCCCGAAATCGCAAGCTCGTAGTCCGCGACATGGCTTTGCGCGATCACGCCCAGGCGCCGGAAGTGCGCCTTACCGGCCTCGCTCAGACTGAGCCGCTGGTCCGCACCACGATCAGGCTTGGGCTGATCATTGACGCACATTGCCGGTGCTGCGTTTCGACAGATCGAGGTCTGGGCAGGCACGCACGAAAAAACCCGAACGCAACCGGCTCCCCGGCGGGATAATCGCCGCAAACCTTTCCGCGGAGTGTCGGTCTTGACGCCATTTTCTGCCTTCCTCGAACCGATATCGGCTGTCCCGAAGCAGTCCATCCAACTCACTGCCGACTGGGCGCAGGGCCGCGCCACCTACGGTGGATTGGTGGCCGCGCTGATGCTCCAAGGTATGCAAAGCCATGTTGACACCGAGCGCCTACTGCGCTCCGTTCAGGTCACCTTCGTGGCGCCGGCTGCGCCACAGGAAGCCCAGCTGTGCGTTGAGACCCTGCGCGTCGGTGGTTCGGTCACGCTGATGAGTGCCCGCCTGGTCCAGGCTGGTTTGGTCTGCGCCACCGCCACTGCCAGTTTCGGCGCGCCCAGAGTCTCAACGATCCACATCCCCGGCGTGCCACGTCCGGAAGTCGTGGCACCCGAGCAGCTGCGGTCCACCCCATATATTCCCGGTGTGGTGCCTACCTTCCTGCAGCACTTCGACATGCGCTGGGCCAGCGGCAACTTACCGCTCTCAGGCGCGAAGGAGCCGGACTTCAGCGGCTGGCTGAAATTTCGGGAGCTAGCCGCACGCTGGAGCGACGTCTGGATGATCGGCCTGCTGGACGCCTGGCCCGCCGGCGTCCTGCCGATGCTGAGCAAGCCCGCGCCGGCCAGCTCGTTGAGTTGGGCTATTGATCTGGTGACACCGGGCGAAGCCGTGCCGCCGGACGGCTGGTGGTTCTACGCAGTGCAGACGCAAGGCGCGGCCGATGGCTATACCCAGGCGGACGCCCGCCTGTGGTTGCCGGACGGCCGGCTCGCCGCCGTCAGCCGACAGACTTCGGCGGTGTTCGGCTGAGGGTGACCGGCGGCTTCTGAAGGACCATCAGCCTCCGGCGATCGTCATCCTGTCGATCAATACGGACCCGGTCTGAATGCCGCCGCGGGTATCGACGTCGCTGCCGATCGCGGCGATGCCGGCGAACATGTCGAGCAGATTGCCGGCGATCGTGACTTCGCGGACCGGGAAGGCGATTTCGCCGTTCTCGACCCAGAATCCGGCGGCACCGCGCGAATAGTCGCCGGTGACGAGGTTCACGCCCTGCCCCATCAGTTCGGTCACGACGAAGCCTTCGCCCATGTCGCGCAGCAGGGCCTTGAAGTCCTGTTCGCCGGGCTTCGCCAGCAGATTGTAGGTGCCGCCGGCGTTGCCGGTGGTCTGCAAGCCCAGGCGGCGTGCGGAGTAGCTGGACAGCAGCCAGCCCTGGATCACGCCGTTTTCGATCAGCTCTCGCTCACGCGTGGCGACGCCTTCCTGGTCGAAGGCGGCGCTGCTGGGACCGGCCTTGATGAACGGACGCTGCGAGAGGTTCACGATCGGTGAGAACACCTGCTCGCCAAGCTTGTCGAGCAGGAAGCTGGTCTTGCGGTACAGGGCACTGCCGGAAATGCCGGACGTGAAATGCCCGAACAGGCCACGTGCCTGCTCCGGCACGAACAACACCGGCGCCTCGCGCGTGGAGAGCGACTTGGCACCGAGCCGCGACACCGTGCGTTCGCCGGCGCGGCGCCCGATCGACTCCGCGCTATCGAGCTTGTCGGGCACGCGGCCAGCGCTGTACCAGTAGTCGCGCTGCATCATGCCGTCGGCCTCGGCGATCACCGAACAACTCATCTGGTGGGACGTGCCGCGTCGTTCGCCGATGAAGCCATGGGTGTTGCCGTAGATCTGCGCGGATTCGCGCGTATCGACGCCGGCACCCTCGCTGCGCGTGATGCGTGCGTCGACGGCGCGGGCCGCGGCTTCGCATTCGCTGGCAATTTCTATGGCCTGCTCCGGCGCGATGTCCCAGGGATGGAACAGATCCAGATCCGGAAATTCCATGGCCATCAGTTCGGCATCGGCGAGCCCCGAGTACGGGTCCTCGCCGGAGGCGCGCGCAATCGCCAGCGCGGCGTCGACCGTGGAGGCGAGGCCGGCATCGGAGAAATCGCTGGTGCTGGCAGAACCGCTGCGCTGGCCGACATGCACCGTCAGCGACAGGTCGCGGTCACGCTGGAACTCCACCGATTCGACCTCGGCATTGCGCACGTTCACGGTCAGCGCGCGGCTCACCGATACACCGGCGTCGGCGGCGATGGCGCCGCCCTTGCGCGCGGCGTCGAGCACGGCGCCGAGGCGGCGTTCGAGTTCGGCGCGGTCCGGCAGGGCTTGGCGTTGGGGAAGTTGGCTCATGTCTGTCCTGAAGTCGAAAGGGCGTCCAGCAGCTTTTGATGCACACCACCGAAATCGCCGTTGCTCATGACGAGTATGCGGTCTGTCGGGCGCGCTTCATGCACGACGGCCGCAACGAGTTGGTCCAGCGTAGCGGCCACGTGCAGCTTGTCCGCCAGCGAAGCCAACGCCGCCTGCGCGTTCCATTTCAGGTCCGGTCGGGCGTAGACGAAACAGGCGTCGGCCTGGCTCAGTGAATCGGAAAGTTCGGCCTGGTGCGAACCCAGACGCATGGTATTGGAGCGCGGCTCGAGCACGGCCAGCACTCGCCCGCCGGCCTGCCGGAGCAGGGCGTCGACGGTCACACGGATCGCCGTGGGGTGGTGCGCGAAATCGTCGAACACCTGCACGCCGCGGACCTGGCCACGCAGTTCCAGCCGCCGGCGGGTGTTGCGGAACCGGCTCAGCGCGTCGGCCGACTGACGCGGCGGGACGCCGACATGCGCGGCCGCCGCGATCGCCGCCAGCGCATTGCTGCGATTGTGCAGTCCGGCCATCGGCGTCGTCACCGCACCATGGTTCTGTTCGCCCTGAAACAGTTCGAAGCCGCCGTCCCGCGCGGTCGCGTGCCATCCGGACGCGGTGTCGAAATACTCGGTCTCGCTCCAGCAGCCCATCTGCAGCACACGCGCGAGATTGGCGTCCGCGCCATTGACGATCAGTCGCCCGCTGCGCGGCACGGTGCGAATCAGGTGGTGGAACTGGCGTTCGATGCTGGCGAGGTCCGGAAAGATGTCGGCGTGATCGTATTCGAGATTGTTGAGCACACAGGTGCGCGGACGGTAGTGCACGAACTTGCTGCGCTTGTCGAAGAACGCGGTGTCGTACTCGTCCGCTTCCACGACGAAGTATTTTCCGGCGCCGAGCCGGGCCGAAATGCCGAAGTTCATCGGCACGCCACCGATCAGAAAGCCCGGCTCCAGGCCCGCGTCCTCCAGCAGCCAGGCCAGCAGGCTGGATGTCGTGGTCTTGCCGTGGGTGCCGGCCACGGCCAGCACATGGCGGCCGGCCAGTACGTGTTCGGCCAGCCACTGCGGACCGGAGACGTATGGCAGTCCCTGATCCAGCACGTATTCGATCGCCGGATTGCCGCGCGTGATGACGTTGCCCACCACCACCACATCCGGAGCCGGTTGCAGGTGCTCGGGCGCATAGCCCGACATCAGCTCGATGCCTTGCGCCTCGAGCTGGGTGGACATCGGTGGCCAGGCATTGGCATCCGATCCGGTCACGCGATGCCCGGCCTCGCGCGCCAGCGCCGCGATGCCGGCCATGAAGGTGCCGCAGATTCCGAGGATGTGAAGGTGCATCAGGGGCTGCTCGCCCCCAGTCCCAACATCTGCGCGACCGCGCCGAGCAGGCTGTACAGCATGAAGGTGCCGGCCAGCGTGATGCCCACGCCCATGAAGATTCCGATTTCCAGCGCGCAGCGGTAGATGTGCGCCGACACCGCCAGATTCCACAGCGACAGCGCGAACAGCACCATCATCGGCGCGCCGGGCACCTGCCCCTGTTCCAGCATCTGCGGATTTTCGGAGAACTGGCGCAGCACGTCCGGACCGATCCAGAACAGCACCGGCAGCAGCAGCAACTTGAACACGATGTCCGTGCACAGCAGGCTGTTCACGGTCTGCTGGGCGCGGCTGGTGAACCGCTTGAACTGCAGCACGAACTGGGTGAATGCGATCGTGACCAGCACCACCACTACCGATTCGACCACCGCCACGCCGGTGGGCGTGGTGATGCTCAGCTGCAGGAAGTTGACGAACGCCGCGAACAGCGCGATCGGCAGACTCAGACCACGGGCATAGACGAAGTCCTGGGGACCGGCCTTGAAGCGCATCAGTTGCGCCGTGATCCAGGCGACACGGGCTAGCATGGAGGTTATCGATCTCTGTCGTGGGTGCGGGAGGCGGTATTCTACCGTTCATGACCGTATCGATTGCCGTACCCACCCTGATCATCGACACCCCCGCCGCGCTCGAAAGCGCCATCGCCGTCTGGAAGACGCGCGACTGGCTGGCGGTGGATACCGAATTCGTCCGCGAGGACACCTATCACGCCAGGCTGTGTCTGGTGCAGATCGGTGATGGCGAAACCGCCGCCTGCATCGACACGCTGGCCGTGGACCTCGCACCGCTGTGGCCGCTGCTGGCCGATGAGCGCATCGTCAAGGTGCTGCACTCCGCCAGTCAGGACTACGAAATCTTCGCCGAGCTTTCGGGCGACTGCCCACGACCGCTGTTCGATACCCAGGTCGCCGCGACGATCCTCGGCATCGGCGACCAGATCGGCTATGCCGGGCTGGTCAAGGCGATGCTGGACATCGAGGTCGACAAGAGCCTTTCGCGCACCAACTGGGCGAAGCGGCCGATCCCGCAGCCAGCGATCGAATACGCCGCAGACGATGTGCGTCATCTCGCGGTGATCTACCCGGAACTGCTGCGCCGCCTCGACAGCACTGGCCGCACCGAATGGCTGGAAGCCGACTGCGCCGCCCTCACCGACCCGGCGATGTATCGCACCGAGCCCGAGGATGCCTGGAAGCGCCTGCGCGGACTCGCCCGGCTGGCCCCGGTGGCGCAGCACCGCGCCGCTGCGCTGGCCGCCTGGCGCGAGCGGCGCGCCGTGGAGCGCAACCGGCCGAGACGCTGGATGCTGTCCGACGACGCACTGTACGCGCTGGCGGTTCGCGCGCCGGACAGCCTCGATGATCTGGCCGCGATCAGCGACCTGCCGGCGTCGACGCGCGAGCGCCGCCACGGTGCCGTGTTGCTGGAGGTGCTGGCTGGCGCCGCCCGCAGCGATCAGCCCTTGGTGGCGGACGAGCGCCCCGATGCGGCCTACAAGTCCGCGCTGCAGTCCCTGCAGGCGGTCGTGCGTGAACGCGCGCAGGCGCTGGCGGTGCCGCCCAGCCTGCTGGCGCGGCGCTCCGACCTCGAAGCCTTGCTGCACGCGGGGGAGTCGGCGGATATCGCACCGCTGCGGGGCTGGCGCCGGGAACTGATCGGCGGCGCGCTGCTACAGGCCTTGCCGGCGCCGCACTGAAAAACGCCGGCGGGCCCGCTGGGGTCCGCCGGCGTCAGCATGTGTGCGGGAACCGTCTCAGGCGCCCAGCGACTTGAGGATGCGCCCGAAAATCTCGTCGACCGTACCGATTCCCTCGACCGCCACGACCTTGCCCTGCTGGCCGTAGAAGTCCAGCAGCGGCGCGGTTTCGGCGTTGTAGACGTCGATGCGGTGACGAATCACCTCTTCCTTGTCGTCGGCGCGACCTTCCTTCTCGGCCCGGTCGAGCAGGCGACGCACGATCTCCTCGTCATCCACCTTGAGATGTACCGCCTTGTCGACCGACGGCTGGCCGAGGTCCGCCAGCATCTCCGCCAGCGTGTCGGCCTGCGCCGCGTTTCGCGGAAAGCCGTCCAGAATGAAGCCCTTGCGAGCATCGGGCTCGCCTAAACGCTCCTTGACGATGCCGTTGACGATCGAATTGTCGACCAGCTGCCCCGCATCCATTGCGGCCTTGGCCTTGAGGCCCAGCTCGGTACCGGCCTTGACGGCGGCGCGCAGCGCGTCGCCCGTGGAAATCTTTGGAATCCCGAAATGGTCCACCAGCTTCTCGCCCTGCGTGCCTTTTCCGGAGCCGGGCGCGCCCAGCAGTACGATGCGCATGCTCATGTTCTTCTAGGTCGTATGAATTTCGAGCGCCGATCTGGCGCGGACGGTCCAAGCAGACCGAATTTCGATGCCTCATCCAGCGCAAAGGCAGGCTGAACGGTACCCGGAGCCACGGGACGGCGTCAATGCGGCCATCGGACGCCGGCCGTCTGATGCAACGGTAGCGGCGGATTCAGTATCCTAGCCAGCCAAACACCAACGCACGCACAGCAGAGGGATCATCCGCATGGGATTCGAAGCACTCGGCCCGGGCAGCAAGGCGCCCGAAGAATTCAACGTTGTCATCGAGATCACGGCCTACGGCCCGCCGGTCAAGTACGAAGTGGACAAGGAAACCGGCCTGCTGTCGGTCGACCGCTTCATGAACGTGGCGATGAGCTACCCGGCGAACTACGGTTTCGTGCCCAAGACCCTGTACGACGATGGCGATCCGGTCGACGTGCTGGTGATGACCCCGCACCCGATCGTGCCGGGCAGCGTCATCAAATGCCGTGCGGTCGCCGTACTGGACACCGAGGACGAAAGCGGCCTGGACGCCAAGATTCTGGCCGTGCCGACCGACAAGGTCTCCACCAAGTACTACGCGGACATCAAGGACCTGGCCGACGTGCCGGCGCGCAAGCTCAATGAGATCAAGCACTTCTACGAGCGCTACAAGGATCTCGAAGACGGCAAGTGGGTCAAGGTTTCGGGCTGGCGCGACGCGGCGGCGGCCAAGGGCGAGATCGTCAAGTCGATCGAGGCCTACAAGGGCTGAACTCGAGGCTTGATCGTCTCATCGGGCATCCGCCTGATACGGCAGGACAAAGGCGGCCACCGGCCGCCATTGTTTTTGGGAAATGCCTTGCGCGAAGGCCGCCCAAGCTTGACCAGGGCGCGCGCGCATGCCGAAGATTCGGCATTGATCGGTATCGTTGCACTCAAAACAAAGGGGATGGGGAAATGGAAGCAGTCAGCGAAACGGGGATTCCGGAGAACGAAAAACAGGGCGTGATGATCGCCTATGTCCTGCATGTGCTGGGCTCGTTCACCGGGCTCACGGCCATTGTCGGCATCATCATCAACCACATTCGGGTCAACGAAGTCACCAGCGAATTCGCGCGTTCGCACCATCGCTGGATGATCCGCACGTTCTGGTGGAGCCTGCTTTGGGTGGTCATCGGCGGCATCACCACGCTGATTTTCATCGGCTTCCTGATTCTGTTCGCCGTAACGATCTGGTGGATTTATCGCCTGGTCCGCGGAATCCTCAACTACGTCGACAACAAACCGATGCAGATCTGACCGGTCGGGGGGCGCTGTCAACGCAGGTTCCATGGTGTCGTTGTAGTGGCTTGATGCAGGGAGATCCGGTGGCGCGGCACGACAAGCCGCCTTGAACCGCCGGACGCATAGCCGCTCAGACCATGAGGTCGAACATGTCGATGATCCAAACGCGCTTTTTCACCGTTCCGCTGATACTGACGCTGTGCGCCTGTGCGCCGCCCAAGGCCTTGCGCGGCGAGTATTCGGGCCTGACGCCACAACAGGCGGTCTCCTCCGCGCCCGGCCAGCCCGTACGCTGGGGCGGCATGATCCTGTCGATGCAGAACGACAGCAGCGAGACCTGCTTCGAAGTTCTGAGCAAGCCACTGAATGCCAATGCGCGCCCCACCTCGCGCGATCAGGACCAGGGCCGTTTCCTGGCTTGCTACCCAGGCTACCGTGACCCCAAGGTCTATGCGCCCGGCCGGGAAATCACCGTGGTTGGCAGCCTCAGTGGCGTCGAAACGCGCAAGGTCGGCGAATTCGAATATCCCTACCCGACCGTCGAAGTCGACGACATCTATCTCTGGGCCGAGCACAACGACGTTCAATACGCCTACGCCTACGATCCGTTCCCGTATCCGTACGCGTACTACGGCCCCACGGCGTACTACTACTATCCGGTCTACTACGTGCCAACGCCGCAGCCACCGGACACCGAGGAACCTGCGATGGCCGGCGTCAACGCGATGCGACCGTCCGGAGTGCGCACGAGCGTCGCCCCGGCCGTCAGCGGCGCACTGGGCCGGGTCGGCGTGCGGCGCTGATTCAGCGGGTTCGCCAGCACGACTCAAGCCTCGCGAAGACTGTCGAGTACCCGCTCGACGAGTGATTCCGTGGGCAGTCGTGCATCAAGTATCAGCATGCTTTCGTCGGGCGGGGCAAAGTGCGCAGCGACTTGGCGCACGACACGGGGCTCCCGCCCGGCCCCGGCCCTGGGACCGAGGCGCCGCAAGGCCTCGACCAGGGCGCAGTCCAGCAGCACCAATCGAGACCGCAGGCCGAACGCCATGCCGAGCCCACGGAACTGCTGACGCTGGCCGGCATCCGCAAAGCGCATTGCGTCGACGATCACCGGCCGGCCTTGCTGTGCATAGGCACGCAGCGCCGACCACAGGCCGGCCTGCGCCGCCGCATTTTCGATCTCGCTGAATCCGCCGTCCGCAAACATCGCGGCGCGAATCTCGTCCAGATTCAGGACCGGCCAGGCGCATCGCGCCGCGAGCGCGCGCGCCAGCGTGGTCTTGCCGGCACCCGGCAGACCCGCCAGCGCCAGCAGCGCCGGTTGCAACGGCAGCGCCTCATCCAAAACGGTATCCCCCTGCATCACGTGCTCGCCAGCGCGGAATTGCAAATTCTTACATGAAGTTCAGCGCAACATGGTCAACAGATCGCGCCCGGGCGACGTTGCGCTTGATTGACGACCCGAGCTCATCGGGACTATCGGAAGTTTGCACCGGCAATACCGGTCGCGACGGGGAGATCATCGATGAAATCCGACTCAATGCTGCGCCACAGACTATTAGCGCTCGGGTTGTTGTGCTTGGCCATGACCGGCTGCGGCGGCGGCGGTGGTGGTGGCGGAACGCCAGCGGGTGACGATACCGATCCCCCGCAGGACACCGACTTTTCCGACGATCCGGTCCTCAAGAGCACCGGCTTCACCCATTTCGAAAGCGGACCGGTACGGCCCTTGGCGCTGTCATCCGACGGTCTGAGGCTGTACGCCGTCAACACCCCGGACAATCGTCTCGAAGTGTTCGACGTATCGGGAGCAACACCGCTTCCGCTCGCATCGATTCCGGTCGGTCTGGAACCGGTGGCCGTGGCGCTGCGCGACGACGGCGAAGCCTGGGTCGTCAACCAGCTCTCGGACAGCATCAGCATCGTCGATCTGGCGAGTACCCCGGCGCGCGTGCGCCAGACGCTGTGGGTGGGCGACGAACCGCGCGACATCGTGTTTGCCGGCGGTGAATCCCAGCGCGCTTTCATCACCGCCGCCCATCGCGGGCAGAACGCGCCGTTCGATCCACAATCCACCGAACCCGGCATCGGCCGCGCCGACGTCTGGGTGTTCGACGCCGCCGCGCCCGGCGTCGATGCCGGCGAGCCGATGGCCATCCTCAATCTGTTCGGCGACGTGCCGCGCCCGCTGGCGGTCAGCACCGACGGCGCCACGGTGTACGCCGGCATCTTCTATTCGGGCAACCGCAGCACGGTGCTCGGCTCCGACATCGCCGATGGCGGACTGGACAAGTCCGGGCCGCAGACCAGTGCCGACGGCGTGGAGCAGCCCGATACCGGCCTGATCGTGCAGTTCGACGGCACTGCCTGGATGGATGGCGGCGACCCCAAGACCGGCGCCGAACCGAAGGACTGGAGCGCCAACGTGCATTTCGAGCTGCCCGACCTGGACGTGTTCGCGATCGACGCCGCCGCCACGACACCCCGTGTGAGCGCCAGCTATTCGGGCGTCGGCACCACCCTGTTCGACATGGTGGTGCGCCCCGGCAGTGATGAACTGTTCGTCGCGCAGCTCGAAGCACGCAATCTGGTGCGCTTCGAAGGCAGCGGCAGCGTCTCCACCACGCTCAACGGGCATTTCGCCGAAAGCCGCATCGCGATCCTCGATCCGAGCGACGGCAGCGTGCGGCAGCGCCACCTCAACAAGCACATCGCCAGCTACGACCAGGCCCTGGGCACCGAGGCGGAACGCGAGCTGAGCCTGGCGATGCCGGTGTCGCTGGCCTTTACCGCCGACGGCGCCGCGGTCTACGTGGCCGCCTACGGTTCGCAGGCCCTGGGCGTATTCGACGCCGATGCTCTGGTCGACGACAGTTTCCAACGCGGTGCGGACGATCTGATTCTCCTGTCCGCCGGCGGTCCGGCCGGCATCGTGCTGGACGATGCGCGTGGCCGACTCTACGCCGCCACGCGCTTTGACAACGGCGTATCCGTGGTGGACATCGCCGAGCGCCGCGAGATCGCGCACGCGCGCGCACCGAACCCGGAACCGGCCACGGTCACGGACGGACGCGCCATGTTGTATGACGCACGTCTGACCTCCAGCCGCGGCGATTCCGCCTGCGGCGGCTGCCACATCTTTGGTGACATGGACCACCTGGCCTGGGACCTGGGCGAACCGGAGGGCAGCGTCGCGCTGTCGCCGAACGAGTACAACCCGGCCTCCAACCGTTTCGCACGCCAACCCAGCTTTCACCCGATGAAGGGGCCGATGACCACGCAAAGTCTGCGCGGCCTCGCCGGCAACGGGCCGATGCACTGGCGCGGCGACCGTACCGGCGTAAGCCGCGACGCCGACGAAACCGTCGAGGAGCAGGCCTTCGAGGACTTCACGGTGGCCTTCGTCACGCTGCTGGGTCGTGACGGTGAACCGGACGAGGTGCAGATGGACGCCTTCGCCCATTTCGCGCTGGGCCTGCGCTATCCGCCGAATCCGCTGGCGAATCTCGACAACAGCCTCACGCCCGACCAGGCGGCCGGTCTGGAGTTCTACATGACGCAGACCGTGGACGGCGGCAACACCTGCAACGACTGCCATCAGCTCGACATACTCGCCGGCCGCTTCGGCACCAGCACGCAGCAGAGCACCGAAGGGCCGGGCATCGCCGAGGACTTCAAGATTCCGCATCTGCGCAATGCCTACCAAAAGGTCGGCCGCTTCGGAAAGACCAGCGAGGCGCTCAGCGGCGAAACGCCGGAACTGGGACCGCAGATCCGCGGCTTCGGTTTCGGGCACGACGGTACGGCCGGCTCGGTCGACGACTTCCTGTCGGCGCCGCTGTTCCTGTTTCCGACCGATCTATCGCGTCGTCAGGTCGAAGCCCTGGTGCTGGCCTTCCCGAGCGAGCTGGCGCCGATCGTCGGGCAGCAGGTGAGTCTGTCCGCAGCGAGCGCGGCGCTGGAGCCGCGCGCGCGCCTGCTCGCCGAGCGCGCGGCCGTCACCTCGCCACGTCCCGAATGCGACCTCGTGGTCAAGGCGGTCTTCGCCGGCCAGGCCCGGGGCTACGTCATGAACGCCGAAAGCCGCTTCCTGCCGGATTCCCTGAGCGGCGAAGTCCTGAGCCTGGACGCGCTGCTGGCGCTGGCGGTGACCGACGGCAATGTCGCCACGTTCACCTGCGTGGCACCGGGCGACGGCGCACGCATCGGCGTGGACCGCGACGCGGACGGTACGCTGGACGGTGACGAAACCACATGAGTGTCTGGTGCCGTCTGCTGAACGCGGCGGCCGCGATCCTGCTGGCAGCGACACTCCCCGCCTGTCACGCACGGCCGGCAGCGATGGCGGAGTCGGCGGACGCGGACACGCTCGTCGACCTCGCCTACGGCAGCGACCCCGCGCAGCAGCTCGACGTCTATCGCCCGAAGGACGCACGGCAGGCGCCGCTGATTCTCATGGTGCACGGCGGCGCCTGGCGCATCGGCGACAAACGCAGTCGCGCCGTGGTGGAGAACAAGGTCGCGCGCTGGCTGCCCAAAGGCTTCATCTTCGTCTCCGTCAACAACCGGCTGCTGCCGGACGCCGGACCATTGGAACAGGCAGCAGACCTGGCCCGC
Proteins encoded in this window:
- the stpA gene encoding glucosylglycerol 3-phosphatase, with amino-acid sequence MRHKTEAYSLDHAGLLESLAATENLLVIQDLDGVCMSLVRDPLTRRIERRYVEATQTLAGHFYVLTNGEHIGKRGVNGIVEQAFDPPEHPREQGFYLPGLAAGGVQLQNRYGHVSHPGVSEAELDFLRAVPHKTEQFLRTLLGKAPYALPTNEIEALVGSCVLDNLASPTANINGLYHHFADRPGLYRQTQEATAGFMSELLLQATEAGLRDSFFVHYAPNLGRGDDGQERVKYSDGDDAGTTDFQFMLKGAIKEVGVLVILNHYYRQHTGRYPLGEHFNARQAPRDPVALLKLAQDHFDPASMPRIVGVGDTVSSHAQVLAGRTEHLRGGSDRGFLTLVQQLGDRFDTDNTVIYIDSSCGEVRRPGIDAALLRNRDTDPDRFPWPALQGISDPEDPLKLDAIFPGGHAQYVDFFCELAQRRGRLETLD
- a CDS encoding nitroreductase: MNVSEAVDSRRSVRAFLDQPVDLGMLREVLERAARAPSGGNLQPWRLYVLSGDALSRLKDAMQRRLNTRPTPDLPLDYEVYPSPLGEPYRSERYAVGEAMYAELGIARADKAGRLQQFANNYRFFGAPVALFCYVDRGMGPPQWSDLGMYLQTVMLLLRERGLDSCAQECWSVYHREVAAQLSPPEEWMLFCGMAIGHADPDAPVNRLRSRRLPLDQFVQWRS
- a CDS encoding thioesterase family protein; protein product: MTPFSAFLEPISAVPKQSIQLTADWAQGRATYGGLVAALMLQGMQSHVDTERLLRSVQVTFVAPAAPQEAQLCVETLRVGGSVTLMSARLVQAGLVCATATASFGAPRVSTIHIPGVPRPEVVAPEQLRSTPYIPGVVPTFLQHFDMRWASGNLPLSGAKEPDFSGWLKFRELAARWSDVWMIGLLDAWPAGVLPMLSKPAPASSLSWAIDLVTPGEAVPPDGWWFYAVQTQGAADGYTQADARLWLPDGRLAAVSRQTSAVFG
- the pmbA gene encoding metalloprotease PmbA — translated: MSQLPQRQALPDRAELERRLGAVLDAARKGGAIAADAGVSVSRALTVNVRNAEVESVEFQRDRDLSLTVHVGQRSGSASTSDFSDAGLASTVDAALAIARASGEDPYSGLADAELMAMEFPDLDLFHPWDIAPEQAIEIASECEAAARAVDARITRSEGAGVDTRESAQIYGNTHGFIGERRGTSHQMSCSVIAEADGMMQRDYWYSAGRVPDKLDSAESIGRRAGERTVSRLGAKSLSTREAPVLFVPEQARGLFGHFTSGISGSALYRKTSFLLDKLGEQVFSPIVNLSQRPFIKAGPSSAAFDQEGVATRERELIENGVIQGWLLSSYSARRLGLQTTGNAGGTYNLLAKPGEQDFKALLRDMGEGFVVTELMGQGVNLVTGDYSRGAAGFWVENGEIAFPVREVTIAGNLLDMFAGIAAIGSDVDTRGGIQTGSVLIDRMTIAGG
- the mpl gene encoding UDP-N-acetylmuramate:L-alanyl-gamma-D-glutamyl-meso-diaminopimelate ligase, whose amino-acid sequence is MHLHILGICGTFMAGIAALAREAGHRVTGSDANAWPPMSTQLEAQGIELMSGYAPEHLQPAPDVVVVGNVITRGNPAIEYVLDQGLPYVSGPQWLAEHVLAGRHVLAVAGTHGKTTTSSLLAWLLEDAGLEPGFLIGGVPMNFGISARLGAGKYFVVEADEYDTAFFDKRSKFVHYRPRTCVLNNLEYDHADIFPDLASIERQFHHLIRTVPRSGRLIVNGADANLARVLQMGCWSETEYFDTASGWHATARDGGFELFQGEQNHGAVTTPMAGLHNRSNALAAIAAAAHVGVPPRQSADALSRFRNTRRRLELRGQVRGVQVFDDFAHHPTAIRVTVDALLRQAGGRVLAVLEPRSNTMRLGSHQAELSDSLSQADACFVYARPDLKWNAQAALASLADKLHVAATLDQLVAAVVHEARPTDRILVMSNGDFGGVHQKLLDALSTSGQT
- the rnd gene encoding ribonuclease D, which encodes MIIDTPAALESAIAVWKTRDWLAVDTEFVREDTYHARLCLVQIGDGETAACIDTLAVDLAPLWPLLADERIVKVLHSASQDYEIFAELSGDCPRPLFDTQVAATILGIGDQIGYAGLVKAMLDIEVDKSLSRTNWAKRPIPQPAIEYAADDVRHLAVIYPELLRRLDSTGRTEWLEADCAALTDPAMYRTEPEDAWKRLRGLARLAPVAQHRAAALAAWRERRAVERNRPRRWMLSDDALYALAVRAPDSLDDLAAISDLPASTRERRHGAVLLEVLAGAARSDQPLVADERPDAAYKSALQSLQAVVRERAQALAVPPSLLARRSDLEALLHAGESADIAPLRGWRRELIGGALLQALPAPH